The Candidatus Thorarchaeota archaeon genome has a segment encoding these proteins:
- a CDS encoding GNAT family N-acetyltransferase, producing MDSISRVRPPTAVGNNYLTIMVKVILELWLGVFKLLSIMSMNVQVLCCYCQLDPEDRAELVTVGNEHPEAVEVFLNISKDYFSDIPADKRERFVQSIIDRQGEANRWLLLLQYEGEYIGFVHIKIGGERPGWGVILEFFIVPNKRRHGWGRWLFNRVVHILQTHGVDNIWLWSAPDAEPFWYSLGFKETGEIENGMKTMVKSV from the coding sequence TTGGACAGTATATCCAGAGTCCGCCCACCAACGGCAGTGGGCAACAACTACCTCACCATCATGGTGAAGGTCATACTTGAATTATGGTTGGGAGTATTTAAGCTCCTATCCATAATGTCCATGAATGTCCAAGTTCTCTGCTGCTATTGTCAACTCGATCCTGAAGACCGAGCCGAGCTCGTAACTGTAGGCAACGAGCATCCAGAAGCAGTAGAAGTATTTCTCAATATTTCAAAGGATTATTTCTCAGATATTCCTGCTGATAAGAGAGAAAGGTTCGTTCAGAGCATAATAGATCGTCAGGGGGAAGCCAACCGTTGGTTACTTCTCTTACAGTATGAGGGCGAATACATCGGTTTTGTGCACATAAAAATCGGTGGCGAACGTCCAGGTTGGGGGGTCATCTTGGAATTCTTTATAGTCCCCAATAAACGCAGACACGGTTGGGGTCGATGGCTGTTCAACCGCGTTGTCCACATTCTCCAGACTCATGGTGTAGATAATATCTGGTTATGGAGTGCTCCGGATGCTGAGCCGTTCTGGTATTCGCTTGGATTCAAAGAAACTGGTGAAATAGAAAATGGTATGAAGACCATGGTGAAATCGGTGTGA
- a CDS encoding GNAT family N-acetyltransferase: MSLNIQFDMTQEARHEIAKLLYEALGTKIIPVFGPMDRGLPIVAEILQEDRVMIATVDDTIVGFAGLQFHGRGYMDAGFWSLARRCGRGIFRIIFNGWLLESKVADDELYLDTIAVADDWRGKGIGKQIVESVFAIAQEKGFSRVKLAVVDTNPRAKAFYERIGFAVKKVEAIPYPWKRIFKFSSADIMEYDLRS; the protein is encoded by the coding sequence ATGAGCCTTAACATACAATTTGACATGACACAAGAGGCACGACACGAGATCGCCAAGCTCCTTTACGAGGCACTTGGAACAAAGATCATCCCAGTGTTCGGCCCGATGGACAGAGGCCTACCAATTGTAGCAGAGATACTACAGGAAGACAGAGTGATGATAGCAACGGTAGACGACACAATAGTCGGCTTTGCAGGTCTTCAATTTCATGGCCGGGGATATATGGACGCAGGCTTCTGGTCGCTCGCACGAAGATGTGGTCGTGGCATTTTTCGTATAATATTCAACGGTTGGCTCCTTGAATCAAAGGTTGCAGATGATGAGTTGTATTTGGACACCATTGCAGTCGCTGATGACTGGCGCGGTAAAGGTATTGGCAAGCAAATTGTCGAGTCAGTTTTTGCTATTGCTCAGGAGAAAGGTTTCAGTCGAGTGAAACTCGCAGTAGTTGATACAAATCCACGAGCCAAGGCATTTTATGAGAGAATCGGGTTTGCCGTCAAAAAGGTGGAGGCCATTCCATATCCTTGGAAACGAATATTCAAGTTTTCAAGCGCAGATATAATGGAGTATGATCTCAGGTCTTAA
- a CDS encoding Eco57I restriction-modification methylase domain-containing protein: protein MDSINGILEGQGLVQSIPAPNYEESPVAYAYRLALWYSSRATNADGQIFTPPSIAKFMAQHIPMSAKSSLSVLDPGIGTGILSCATVEQFVQQQQQQDGGNISLDGFDIDPHVLEVAAASLTYAKKWAERSNVRVTFTFHNEDFVFAGLGKIAGSLAVQASSSSIYDAVIMNPPYFKVSASDPRVKAVAKFAGKQTNIYTLFLSVASQLLSSDGILVSITPRSFASGMYFQAFRRSFLQDMRPIALHLFDSRKDVFPHMDVLQEAIIMVARPRLCADDSQVIITTSNGSEDIDRPRRITVRLSQILLSGSKFRLAIPTTEAESQLLESVHAWPNTLSDLGLEVSTGPVVPFRATEFLVHDPSSEKGRVVPLLWMNNITGMSVRWPLRNHKPEYILDAPANQYMLVPNERYVLIRRFSTKEEQRRLVAAVVPESLMNTDHLGLENHLNFIHCNMRGLERNVAYGLAVLLNSSLMDRYFRILNGNTQVNAYDLRQMPLPPLEKIELLGEHYLGHAVDLKSSQDLIDGLVEQVLSDAL from the coding sequence TTGGACTCCATAAACGGGATACTTGAGGGTCAAGGACTGGTGCAGTCCATTCCCGCCCCCAATTATGAAGAGAGTCCGGTAGCGTATGCGTATCGTCTTGCACTATGGTACTCTTCGAGAGCCACTAATGCGGATGGGCAGATCTTCACTCCGCCCTCAATTGCCAAGTTCATGGCTCAACATATTCCTATGAGCGCCAAATCCTCCTTATCCGTTCTGGATCCCGGAATAGGTACTGGTATCCTCTCCTGTGCAACTGTTGAGCAATTCGTTCAGCAGCAGCAACAGCAGGATGGTGGCAACATCAGCCTAGATGGGTTCGACATTGACCCTCACGTTCTCGAAGTGGCCGCGGCTTCACTTACTTATGCAAAGAAATGGGCTGAGCGTAGCAATGTCCGTGTCACCTTTACGTTTCACAATGAGGACTTTGTATTTGCAGGGCTTGGAAAAATCGCAGGAAGTCTTGCTGTTCAGGCCTCGTCCTCCAGTATTTACGATGCAGTCATTATGAATCCTCCTTACTTCAAAGTGAGCGCTTCCGATCCTCGGGTCAAGGCCGTGGCCAAGTTTGCTGGCAAACAGACCAATATCTACACACTCTTTCTCTCTGTGGCCTCGCAGCTCCTGTCTTCAGACGGGATCCTCGTGTCCATAACACCGCGTAGTTTTGCTTCGGGTATGTACTTTCAGGCCTTTCGCAGGAGCTTTTTACAAGATATGCGTCCTATTGCCCTTCATCTATTTGATTCCAGAAAGGATGTCTTTCCCCATATGGATGTTCTTCAAGAGGCCATTATTATGGTGGCCCGTCCTCGTCTCTGTGCGGATGATTCCCAAGTGATTATCACGACGAGCAACGGTTCAGAGGACATAGATCGTCCAAGGAGAATCACTGTTCGGCTATCGCAGATTCTTCTGTCAGGTTCAAAGTTTCGACTGGCGATTCCGACGACTGAGGCTGAAAGCCAGTTGCTTGAGTCTGTGCACGCATGGCCTAACACTCTCTCGGACCTTGGTCTTGAGGTCTCCACAGGCCCAGTAGTTCCTTTTAGAGCCACTGAGTTCTTAGTACACGATCCCTCCTCCGAAAAGGGGCGGGTGGTCCCCCTGCTCTGGATGAACAATATCACCGGAATGTCTGTGAGATGGCCCTTGAGAAATCATAAACCAGAGTATATTCTCGATGCGCCCGCAAATCAATATATGCTCGTACCGAATGAACGCTACGTTCTCATCAGACGATTCAGCACAAAAGAAGAACAGCGTCGCCTAGTTGCTGCTGTAGTGCCGGAGTCACTCATGAACACAGACCATCTCGGGCTCGAGAACCATCTCAATTTTATTCATTGCAATATGAGGGGACTTGAGCGCAATGTTGCATATGGGCTTGCAGTGCTGCTCAATTCCTCCTTAATGGACCGATACTTTCGTATCCTAAATGGAAACACACAGGTCAATGCATACGATCTCCGGCAGATGCCACTTCCCCCACTTGAAAAAATAGAACTGCTTGGTGAGCATTACCTCGGACACGCAGTTGACCTGAAGTCATCTCAAGACTTAATTGATGGTCTCGTTGAGCAAGTGTTGTCTGATGCTTTGTAG
- a CDS encoding restriction endonuclease translates to MADIKEAERILRDIGLPEAQQRDIACLTLLALAHLRLSDTWNKTDPQPIRIHDMIEFIGKEYGRKYAENSRETFRRQVLHQFIQGGLVIMNPDDPTRPTNSPNTCYQLTPEAVAVLKAFMTKNYTQRCAEFKKRRGSLVERYSEARASHRVPVRLPNGTEFTFSPGKHNRLQAVVITDFAARFVPGADVLYAGDTENKMLHVATDVLDELGIPVAKHNKLPDILFFARSKNLLVLVEVVTSHGPVTPKRQMELEDVLRNCELQRIYVTAFPDFKEFKKHLSDIAWGTEVWIHETPDHIIHFNGPTLFRELG, encoded by the coding sequence ATGGCAGATATTAAAGAAGCAGAACGTATTCTCAGAGATATCGGGTTGCCTGAAGCACAACAACGTGATATTGCCTGTTTGACGTTATTGGCATTGGCCCATCTTAGACTCAGTGACACATGGAATAAGACAGACCCACAGCCAATCAGAATTCATGATATGATTGAATTCATCGGCAAAGAATATGGACGTAAATACGCAGAGAATAGCCGTGAAACGTTCAGAAGACAGGTGTTGCATCAGTTTATTCAAGGCGGCCTCGTTATTATGAATCCTGACGATCCCACTCGCCCAACAAATTCGCCCAACACATGCTACCAATTGACACCTGAAGCAGTAGCGGTCCTCAAGGCATTCATGACAAAAAATTACACCCAGCGGTGTGCCGAGTTCAAAAAACGTAGAGGCAGTCTTGTTGAGAGATACAGTGAGGCCAGAGCAAGCCATCGCGTTCCAGTGAGGCTTCCGAATGGGACCGAATTCACTTTTAGTCCTGGAAAACATAACAGGCTCCAAGCTGTTGTGATTACGGACTTTGCGGCTCGTTTTGTCCCCGGTGCAGATGTCCTGTATGCGGGGGACACAGAAAATAAGATGCTTCATGTTGCAACCGATGTTCTCGATGAACTAGGTATCCCTGTGGCCAAACATAACAAGTTACCGGACATCTTATTTTTTGCAAGATCAAAGAATCTTTTGGTGCTTGTCGAAGTTGTCACAAGCCACGGGCCTGTTACACCCAAACGGCAAATGGAACTTGAGGATGTCCTTAGGAATTGTGAGCTCCAACGAATCTATGTAACTGCATTTCCAGACTTTAAGGAGTTCAAAAAGCATCTCTCTGATATTGCATGGGGGACCGAGGTCTGGATTCATGAGACCCCCGATCACATAATTCATTTCAATGGCCCCACACTTTTCAGAGAACTTGGTTGA
- a CDS encoding type I restriction-modification system subunit M, producing MGKKKSRRNGTDDSSAFNYGTTNFSEKVSFIWNIADLLRGTYKRSDYGKIILPFTVLRRLDQVLEDSRTKVQDAYKKYKSRLKSVALDMKLQKVAGHSFYNTSYFNFEKLLGDPDNLAANLLNYVDGFSPNARDIMYKFDIKTHITKLAEKDLLYVVFKEFCNPEKIDLHPDRVSNIEMGYIFEELIRRFSEQSNETAGEHFTPREVIKLMVNLLFIEDKDVLQKEGLVRTLYDPACGTGGMLSVAEEYLQRLHPTVQLVLYGQELNDEAFAICKSDMLIKGHNPENIARQNTFTHDLFPDKTFDYMLCNPPFGVDWRAVEKEVKKEHDDKNIGIEREWEEGSGLVPAIPVYEIAVGLHAFWQRGQALRIYVGI from the coding sequence TTGGGCAAGAAAAAGAGCAGGCGAAATGGAACAGATGATTCCTCCGCATTCAATTATGGAACAACCAACTTCAGTGAGAAAGTTTCATTTATCTGGAACATCGCTGATTTGCTACGCGGTACGTATAAGAGATCAGATTACGGTAAGATAATACTGCCATTCACGGTCCTTCGAAGACTTGATCAAGTTCTTGAAGATAGTAGAACAAAAGTTCAGGACGCATACAAGAAATACAAGAGCCGACTGAAGAGCGTAGCATTGGACATGAAACTGCAGAAGGTCGCAGGACATTCATTTTACAATACAAGTTACTTCAATTTTGAGAAGCTACTAGGAGATCCGGATAATCTTGCGGCTAACTTACTCAATTACGTTGACGGGTTCTCTCCGAATGCAAGGGATATCATGTATAAATTCGATATCAAGACACATATCACTAAGTTAGCAGAGAAGGATTTGCTCTATGTGGTTTTCAAAGAATTCTGCAATCCAGAGAAGATTGACCTTCATCCAGATCGAGTGTCAAATATCGAGATGGGATATATCTTTGAAGAATTAATCCGCAGATTCTCAGAGCAATCAAATGAAACTGCTGGGGAGCATTTTACTCCAAGAGAAGTCATCAAACTCATGGTCAATCTCTTATTTATTGAAGACAAAGATGTGTTGCAAAAAGAAGGATTGGTTCGTACTCTTTATGATCCAGCTTGTGGGACAGGAGGGATGCTATCTGTGGCAGAAGAATACCTACAGAGGTTACATCCCACTGTGCAATTAGTACTATATGGCCAAGAACTTAATGATGAGGCATTCGCAATATGCAAATCCGACATGCTAATCAAAGGACATAATCCTGAAAACATTGCTCGTCAAAATACTTTTACGCACGACCTTTTTCCGGATAAAACTTTTGACTACATGTTGTGTAATCCCCCATTTGGAGTGGATTGGCGGGCTGTTGAAAAAGAAGTGAAAAAGGAGCATGATGATAAGAATATAGGAATTGAACGAGAGTGGGAAGAGGGAAGTGGATTAGTCCCGGCGATACCAGTTTATGAGATAGCTGTAGGTCTCCACGCCTTCTGGCAGAGGGGACAAGCGCTCCGAATCTATGTCGGCATCTAA
- a CDS encoding leucine-rich repeat domain-containing protein gives MNVPADVQKRRTEDGVSDDKVRLPYEATNGYERVHGYIEVERTAREVRVVYFNGDIVDIDLAPLSACTQLVSLKLYCRALEGLDLSPLTSCPQLQTLNLSGNWLEAIDLSPLAACSQLQTLDLSSNRLRSIDLSPLASCTQLTALYLSRNQLEVIDLSPLASCTQLTTLHLNENQLRSIDLSPLASCTQLMEINLGSNKLSTIDLSPLATCSQLMQLILSFNKLSTIDLNPLATCTQLTHLYLSSNRLRSIDLSPLASCPQFAKLNLGGNHLRELDLTPLHTICSQRTDQRIKYKYLSVAVNNNRLRAIDLSPLAGCPYLIALYLTGNPLKRLDLTPLMTCKEFVRLTIDDDIFLDADIDSERLSPLPEGVETYSYLINWYRRD, from the coding sequence ATGAATGTTCCCGCAGATGTGCAGAAGAGGCGGACGGAAGACGGCGTGAGTGACGACAAGGTACGTCTGCCTTACGAGGCGACCAATGGGTATGAACGGGTGCATGGGTACATCGAGGTTGAGAGGACGGCGCGTGAGGTCCGGGTTGTATATTTTAACGGGGACATCGTAGATATTGATCTCGCGCCTCTCTCGGCATGCACACAACTAGTCAGTCTGAAACTATATTGCAGAGCCCTAGAAGGTCTTGACCTGAGTCCGCTGACCTCCTGTCCACAGTTACAGACGCTCAACCTGAGCGGGAACTGGTTGGAGGCGATAGACCTGAGTCCTTTGGCCGCCTGTTCGCAGTTACAGACGCTCGACCTGAGCAGTAACCGATTGCGCTCAATAGACCTGAGTCCCCTGGCCTCCTGTACACAGCTCACAGCTCTCTATCTAAGCAGGAACCAGCTAGAGGTGATAGACCTGAGTCCCCTGGCCTCCTGTACACAGCTCACCACTCTTCATCTGAATGAGAACCAGTTGCGATCGATAGACCTGAGTCCCCTGGCCTCCTGTACACAGCTCATGGAGATTAATTTAGGATCTAACAAGTTATCGACAATAGATCTGAGTCCCTTGGCCACCTGTTCGCAGCTTATGCAGCTTATTCTAAGCTTTAACAAGTTATCGACAATAGACCTAAATCCCCTGGCCACCTGTACACAACTCACACATCTTTATCTGAGCAGTAACCGATTGCGATCAATAGACCTGAGTCCCTTGGCATCCTGCCCCCAGTTTGCTAAACTTAATCTTGGTGGGAATCACTTACGGGAGCTCGATCTGACCCCTCTCCATACGATATGTTCGCAACGAACCGACCAGCGCATCAAATACAAGTATCTCTCGGTCGCGGTGAACAACAATCGGCTGCGGGCGATAGATCTAAGTCCTCTGGCTGGGTGTCCTTATCTTATTGCGTTGTATCTCACAGGTAATCCTCTAAAGAGGCTTGACCTGACGCCTCTCATGACCTGTAAGGAATTCGTGCGTCTAACCATTGATGACGATATCTTTTTAGATGCCGACATAGATTCGGAGCGCTTGTCCCCTCTGCCAGAAGGCGTGGAGACCTACAGCTATCTCATAAACTGGTATCGCCGGGACTAA
- a CDS encoding nucleotidyltransferase family protein has product MTLRIRPPSKEKISDFCRRHHIRRLSIFGSALREDFGPDSDVDVLVEFEEGHAPGFFAFIRMEEELSHLFRRKVDLRTPADLSKYFRQEVLEMAEVQYVAGH; this is encoded by the coding sequence ATGACACTTCGAATTCGACCGCCATCAAAGGAAAAGATCTCGGACTTCTGCAGGCGCCATCATATTCGCAGACTATCCATCTTTGGCTCGGCCCTCAGAGAGGATTTTGGTCCGGATAGTGATGTGGATGTTCTTGTCGAGTTCGAAGAGGGCCACGCTCCGGGATTCTTCGCGTTCATCAGAATGGAGGAGGAACTCTCACATCTGTTCCGACGGAAGGTCGATCTGAGAACGCCCGCGGATCTTAGCAAGTACTTTAGACAGGAAGTCCTCGAAATGGCGGAGGTCCAGTATGTTGCAGGACACTGA
- a CDS encoding GNAT family N-acetyltransferase, producing the protein MAIDEFDCGNDLVNGFLKEKAVDQQFRQLTKIYVICHEDRVIGYYAIACSSIRVKLPDMLKEFKVPSILLGMIGIDKQYQGKGISKVLIEHCISLSINVGKTIACRIVCVDALDTLVEYYKKMGFIEVRKIAGRNQHTMYLDLSAEL; encoded by the coding sequence ATGGCCATAGACGAATTTGATTGTGGAAACGATCTTGTAAATGGATTTCTTAAAGAGAAAGCAGTTGATCAGCAATTCCGACAATTGACAAAGATATATGTGATCTGTCATGAAGATCGGGTTATAGGGTATTACGCAATTGCTTGCTCATCCATAAGAGTGAAATTACCAGATATGCTTAAAGAATTCAAAGTGCCAAGTATACTATTAGGTATGATTGGTATCGACAAGCAGTACCAAGGAAAAGGCATTTCAAAAGTACTAATTGAACATTGTATATCTTTGTCAATTAACGTGGGAAAAACAATAGCCTGCAGAATTGTTTGTGTCGACGCATTAGATACATTGGTAGAGTATTACAAAAAAATGGGTTTTATAGAGGTCCGAAAAATTGCTGGGCGCAATCAGCATACAATGTATTTGGATCTTTCAGCTGAACTGTAA
- a CDS encoding type II toxin-antitoxin system HicB family antitoxin has translation MTTIRLTAIVWREDDTYVSKCPEIEVASAGDTPEEALENLREAAELWLVNARALGIMDEYMPVISSTEKTTTCIEVKM, from the coding sequence ATGACAACAATCAGATTAACAGCAATCGTATGGAGAGAGGATGACACGTATGTGTCCAAGTGCCCAGAGATAGAGGTTGCATCAGCAGGCGATACTCCTGAAGAGGCACTTGAAAATCTGAGAGAGGCTGCTGAATTGTGGCTCGTGAATGCACGTGCTCTAGGGATCATGGATGAATATATGCCTGTGATCTCATCCACAGAAAAGACTACAACATGCATTGAAGTTAAAATGTGA
- a CDS encoding leucine-rich repeat domain-containing protein: MPLDAKLFHVQRRQIERIDLSPLNSCTSLHELIIYRNRLRRIDLDALHACSDLQKISLSNNYLQSIDLAPLRSCPYLQTIDLSENRIVEIDLVPLAHCHLLRGVSLARNLIKTIDLSPLTECTELESLNLTQNKLRTIDLSILSSFPHLQFFGIAENSITTIDLSPLETCTELRELSIADNQLADIDLTPISNLHKLEILDLSGNRLTEIDLAPLRSLTSLRELSLSGNQLETIDLSPLTNMPKLETLHLFNDQLQSLDLSPLATCRDLSVLNVAQNKIDTLNVTPLATCNHLDILRTDRDTEVVAYCSKKMADHFPWALRRMLRNGHLNLHDIEKT, encoded by the coding sequence GTGCCATTAGATGCAAAGCTCTTTCATGTCCAACGACGCCAGATTGAGAGAATCGACCTCTCACCACTCAACAGCTGCACCAGCCTGCATGAACTCATCATCTATCGAAACAGACTAAGAAGAATTGATCTCGATGCTCTTCACGCCTGCTCCGACCTACAGAAGATATCGCTCTCCAATAATTACCTTCAATCTATCGATCTCGCACCTCTGAGGTCTTGCCCGTACCTGCAAACAATTGACCTCTCAGAGAACCGGATAGTGGAGATCGACCTCGTACCACTGGCACACTGTCACCTGCTCCGTGGGGTCTCGCTCGCCCGAAATCTGATCAAGACCATTGATCTATCACCTCTGACAGAGTGTACCGAGCTTGAATCGCTCAATCTCACACAGAACAAGCTACGGACCATTGATCTCTCCATACTCTCTTCATTCCCACACCTTCAATTCTTTGGAATTGCAGAGAATAGTATCACAACCATAGATCTCTCGCCACTCGAAACATGCACAGAACTAAGAGAACTGAGCATTGCCGACAATCAACTTGCGGATATCGACCTCACGCCCATAAGTAATCTGCACAAACTTGAGATCTTAGATTTGTCAGGAAATAGACTCACAGAAATAGATCTCGCACCATTGAGATCGCTCACGAGCCTGCGGGAATTGAGTCTTTCCGGAAACCAATTAGAAACAATCGATCTCTCACCGCTTACGAACATGCCCAAACTTGAGACTCTACACCTGTTTAATGACCAACTACAGAGCCTAGACTTGAGCCCACTTGCTACTTGTAGAGACCTATCAGTACTAAATGTCGCCCAGAATAAGATCGACACACTGAATGTGACGCCACTCGCCACTTGCAACCACCTAGATATTCTAAGAACTGATAGAGATACCGAAGTAGTAGCCTATTGCTCTAAAAAGATGGCCGACCATTTTCCATGGGCACTCCGTCGAATGCTACGTAATGGCCACCTCAATTTACATGATATAGAAAAGACCTGA
- a CDS encoding NAD(P)/FAD-dependent oxidoreductase, protein MEHVDVIVVGAGPAGATAARRLALAGSQVVVLDKEKFPRYKPCAGGIRFEVAELLDFDISEVIHRKISGLSIISPSGVRVNAIPDDRSKPGYMVMRDEFDTLLLNKAREAGAEVREGYHVMQVSQDSDGVEVIDKSGERITANYLIGADGINSTVARQLGFYKGWPDDSACVAIEVEAEIGEESVHRICADPTGYDADLFFLYFGSVPYGYTWVFPKKNHLSIGICCRQDLTKNLRQAYDKWYKQFITEHGITPRIISETSARFPVRIAPTLVKGRSLLVGDAAGFVDAFTGEGILYAIKSGILAAEAMNYTIHSGAPKDLIKYKKLCKSPILSELKVSQSMAKMFYKSEKNMETLCQFFHDDKYAAYLIAASIAGFLPMGTVKRKLTMHMMRTRPRDAISLL, encoded by the coding sequence TTGGAACACGTTGACGTGATTGTCGTAGGTGCTGGACCAGCAGGAGCCACAGCTGCAAGGCGACTCGCACTGGCAGGATCACAGGTGGTAGTCCTTGATAAAGAGAAATTCCCACGTTACAAACCATGCGCGGGGGGAATCAGATTCGAGGTTGCAGAGCTACTTGATTTTGATATCTCAGAGGTGATTCATAGAAAGATATCCGGTCTATCGATTATATCACCATCAGGCGTACGTGTTAATGCGATTCCGGACGACCGTTCCAAACCGGGATATATGGTCATGCGCGATGAGTTCGACACATTACTTCTGAACAAGGCAAGAGAGGCGGGCGCTGAGGTAAGGGAGGGCTATCATGTTATGCAGGTCTCACAGGACTCGGATGGTGTAGAGGTCATCGATAAGAGCGGAGAAAGAATCACTGCTAACTATCTGATTGGTGCAGATGGGATCAATAGCACGGTTGCCCGTCAACTGGGTTTTTACAAGGGATGGCCCGATGATAGTGCCTGTGTTGCTATTGAGGTTGAAGCAGAGATAGGTGAGGAGTCAGTCCACAGAATCTGTGCAGACCCTACAGGATATGATGCTGATCTCTTTTTCCTCTATTTTGGTTCAGTCCCGTACGGATACACATGGGTATTTCCAAAGAAGAACCATCTGAGCATAGGAATCTGTTGCCGGCAGGACCTCACCAAGAATCTTCGCCAAGCGTACGACAAATGGTACAAGCAATTCATTACAGAGCATGGAATCACGCCTCGAATCATCTCCGAAACCTCAGCCCGCTTCCCAGTACGGATTGCTCCAACATTGGTCAAGGGCCGTTCACTCCTTGTAGGGGATGCGGCCGGGTTTGTCGATGCGTTTACTGGAGAGGGAATTCTGTATGCGATCAAATCGGGGATTCTGGCTGCGGAGGCCATGAACTATACCATTCACAGTGGTGCGCCCAAGGATCTTATCAAATACAAGAAGCTCTGCAAGAGTCCGATACTCTCTGAACTCAAGGTCTCGCAATCGATGGCAAAGATGTTTTACAAGAGCGAAAAGAACATGGAAACCCTATGCCAGTTTTTCCATGATGACAAGTATGCAGCGTATTTGATCGCAGCCTCCATTGCAGGATTTCTGCCAATGGGTACGGTCAAGAGAAAATTGACCATGCACATGATGAGGACTCGTCCGCGTGATGCAATATCTCTTCTATGA
- a CDS encoding NAD(P)-dependent oxidoreductase — MKILITGAFGNIGECTVWQMLGRGYTLRCFDVKTKKNEKTRKRLAKYGEFETFWGDIRSYDAVREALEGVDIVVHLAAIIPPMSEVNPDLTWSVNVEGTTNVINAAKEIGIRKIIYTSSIATYGHSTGRGPPKTADDPQIAYDTYSKTKIEAEKRVRESGLPWTVFRLGAGPSPDYRWISRSTDTEIFMIPLEQKMEFVHPNDVGLAITNALEADTIGKILLIGGGERCRMTYRDFIAKTLESMGIGMLPESAFIVPQKEEDYFHTDFMDTSESQAFLQFQTRDLDDYLEDVKKQLGIKRYFIPVARWFIRRKMLATSPFYKR, encoded by the coding sequence ATGAAAATACTGATCACAGGAGCCTTTGGCAATATAGGCGAGTGCACCGTTTGGCAAATGCTCGGCCGAGGCTACACACTCAGATGTTTCGATGTGAAGACAAAAAAGAATGAGAAGACCCGCAAGAGATTGGCAAAATATGGTGAGTTCGAAACGTTCTGGGGGGACATCAGATCGTACGATGCTGTCAGAGAGGCTCTTGAAGGAGTAGATATTGTTGTGCATCTCGCAGCAATCATTCCACCGATGTCTGAGGTAAACCCAGACCTGACATGGAGTGTGAATGTGGAGGGCACGACAAATGTCATCAATGCAGCAAAGGAGATAGGGATTAGAAAGATCATCTATACCAGTTCAATAGCAACGTATGGCCATAGCACCGGAAGAGGACCACCAAAGACAGCTGACGACCCACAGATTGCTTATGACACCTATTCCAAGACGAAAATCGAAGCGGAGAAGAGAGTACGGGAGAGTGGTCTTCCATGGACCGTCTTCAGACTGGGAGCGGGGCCGTCGCCAGATTATAGATGGATATCACGTTCGACCGACACCGAGATCTTCATGATCCCGCTTGAGCAAAAGATGGAGTTTGTGCATCCAAATGATGTGGGACTGGCGATCACCAATGCCTTGGAGGCTGACACCATTGGGAAGATTCTCCTAATTGGTGGTGGAGAGAGATGCCGCATGACCTATAGGGACTTTATCGCAAAGACCTTGGAGTCTATGGGAATAGGAATGCTCCCCGAATCGGCATTTATAGTCCCTCAAAAGGAGGAAGACTATTTTCATACAGATTTCATGGATACATCAGAGTCGCAGGCGTTTCTACAATTTCAGACGAGGGATCTAGACGATTATCTCGAGGATGTCAAGAAACAGTTGGGAATTAAACGCTATTTCATTCCAGTAGCCAGATGGTTCATCAGAAGAAAGATGCTAGCAACATCTCCATTCTACAAGAGATGA